One Carassius carassius chromosome 28, fCarCar2.1, whole genome shotgun sequence genomic window carries:
- the tada2a gene encoding transcriptional adapter 2-alpha: MDRLASFGNDPFDKPPCRGCSSYLVEPYIKCAECGPSPFLLCLQCFTRGYEYKKHQSDHKYEIMTSDFPVLEPGWTAQEEMALLEAVMDCGFGNWQDVAYQMRTKTKEECEGHYMKNFINNPLFSSTLLSLRQMEDHLSRTADTAIPFKTTDDPPRPSFDSQVSRDMAGYMPARADFMEEFDNYAEWDLKDIDFVDDDSDILHALKVAVVDIYHSRLEERQRRKKIIRDHGLINLRKFQILERRYPKEVQDLYDVMRRFARVVGPIEHDKFIESHALEFELRREIRRLQEYRTEGIQSFCGAKVYERVKRTREDERRKRNMLCDVLQYIHDARACQQWLHKQAAIDAGITPVVTTITTSGRRSAPPLNLTGLPGTEKLNERERELCQVVRLVPGAYLEYKQALLNECRRQGGLRLAQARSLIKIDVNKTRKIYDFLIKEGYINKA, encoded by the exons ATGGATCGCCTGGCGTCTTTTGGAA ATGATCCTTTCGATAAGCCTCCCTGTCGAGGATGTTCCTCGTATCTAGTGGAGCCTTACATTAAATGTGCTGAATGTGGACCGTCACCTTTCCTCCTGTGTCTGCAG TGCTTTACTAGAGGATACGAGTATAAAAAGCACCAGAGCGACCACAAGTATGAAATCATG ACATCAGATTTTCCCGTGTTAGAGCCTGGTTGGACTGCACAGGAGGAGATGGCTCTGTTAGAGGCTGTCATGGACTGTGGCTTTGGTAACTG GCAGGACGTGGCTTACCAGATGCGCACTAAAACCAAAGAGGAGTGTGAAGGGCACTACATGAAGAACTTCATCAACAATCCTCTGTTCTCCTCCACTCTGCTCAGTCTCAGACAGATGGAAGATCATCTGTCCCGGACAGCAGACACAGCCATTCCCTTCAAGA CCACTGATGATCCTCCGAGGCCTTCTTTCGACTCTCAGGTGTCCAGAGATATGGCTGGATACATGCCGGCTCGAGCAGACTTCATGGAG GAGTTTGATAATTATGCTGAATGGGATTTGAAAGATATCGACTTTGTTGACGATGACTCTGATATTCTTCATg CACTGAAGGTTGCAGTAGTTGACATATATCACTCCAGACTTGAAGAGAGACAGCGGAGAAAGAA GATCATTCGAGACCACGGCCTCATCAACCTACGCAAGTTTCAGA TTCTGGAGAGGCGTTATCCGAAGGAAGTGCAGGACCTTTATGATGTCATGAGGCGCTTTGCACGTGTGGTGGGTCCCATAGAGCACGACAAGTTCATCGAGAGTCACGCCT TGGAGTTTGAGCTGAGGAGGGAGATCCGCAGACTGCAGGAGTACAGGACAGAGGGAATACAGTCCTTCTGTG GTGCTAAAGTGTACGAGAGAGTGAAGCGCACACGAGAGGACGAGCGCAGGAAGAGGAACATGCTGTGTGATGTCCTGCAGTACATTCACGACGCTCGTGCGTGCCAGCAGTGGCTCCACAAACAGGCTGCCAT TGATGCAGGAATCACTCCTGTGGTCACCACTATCACTACCTCAG GCAGAAGAAGCGCTCCTCCTCTCAACCTAACAGGACTGCCTGGCACTGAGAAACTcaacgagagagaaagagag TTATGTCAGGTGGTTCGTCTGGTGCCTGGGGCGTATCTGGAGTACAAACAGGCCCTGCTGAACGAGTGCCGGCGGCAGGGGGGTCTACGGCTGGCACAGGCCCGATCGCTCATCAAGATAGATGTCAACAAGACACGCAAAATCTATGATTTCCTTATCAAAGAGGGCTACATCAATAAGGCTTAG